In a genomic window of Paraclostridium bifermentans:
- a CDS encoding DUF1659 domain-containing protein: MPDMKLAPNASEVAQMSALRIKYDCGLGDNGRTIVKTRSFSNVKNDAKVVDVYNVAEILNGLQKHDVLSVVKIDNTELTPAN, from the coding sequence ATGCCAGATATGAAATTAGCTCCAAATGCTTCAGAAGTTGCTCAAATGTCAGCTTTAAGAATCAAATATGACTGTGGTTTAGGTGACAACGGAAGAACAATAGTTAAAACTAGAAGTTTTTCAAACGTTAAAAACGATGCAAAAGTAGTTGATGTTTACAACGTAGCTGAGATATTAAACGGTCTACAAAAACATGATGTACTATCTGTAGTAAAAATAGACAACACAGAATTAACACCAGCAAATTAA